The Castanea sativa cultivar Marrone di Chiusa Pesio chromosome 11, ASM4071231v1 genome contains a region encoding:
- the LOC142617438 gene encoding germin-like protein subfamily 1 member 11 — translation MTRSVPYLVTFALLALAFPLASAFDPSALQDFCVAVNDSSSGVFVNGKFCKDPNLVRVDDFFLPGLDIPRSTSNPLGSTVTRITVDNLLGLNTLDISLARLDFAPNGVNPPHTHPRATEVLQVLEGTLYAGFVTSNPNRLFTKILHKGDIIVFPFSLIHFEINIGETNAVALSRFNSQNPGVITIANAVFGSNPLINADVLTKAFQLDKNVIEYLEKQTWWNNNS, via the exons ATGACCAGAAGTGTTCCTTACCTTGTCACTTTTGCCCTGTTAGCTTTGGCATTTCCCCTTGCCTCTGCCTTTGACCCTAGTGCTCTCCAAGACTTCTGTGTTGCAGTTAATGATTCCAGTTCAGGAG TATTTGTCAATGGAAAATTCTGCAAGGACCCAAATCTTGTCAGAGTTGATGATTTTTTCTTACCCGGGTTAGACATTCCTAGAAGCACCTCAAATCCACTTGGGTCAACTGTCACTCGAATCACCGTGGACAACCTACTGGGCCTCAACACTCTAGACATATCATTGGCTCGTCTTGACTTTGCACCAAATGGCGTAAATCCTCCTCACACTCACCCTCGAGCCACAGAGGTTTTACAAGTCCTAGAGGGTACGCTCTACGCTGGCTTTGTCACATCTAATCCCAATCGTCTCTTTACCAAAATTCTACACAAGGGAGACATCATTGTGTTCCCATTTAGTCTCATTCACTTCGAGATCAATATAGGGGAAACCAATGCTGTTGCACTTTCTCGTTTCAATAGTCAAAATCCGGGAGTTATCACCATAGCAAATGCAGTTTTTGGGTCTAATCCTCTCATCAATGCTGATGTTCTCACCAAGGCCTTTCAACTAGACAAGAATGTGATTGAGTATCTTGAGAAACAAACATGGTGGAACAATAACAGTTAG